Within the uncultured Bacteroides sp. genome, the region AGAATCTTTGTCTTTGCAGGCTGGTGTCGATCTTCGTTATTATAAAGGTATGCATACCAATAATTTGGTAGACTTATATGGAGGTTCATATTTTCTTGATCCTGCAAGATCTGCTTCTACAAACTGGAGAAAAGACGATCTTAGCTATGTAAACCAAAAGTTAAAGGTTGGTGATGTTGTTTATCGTGATTATGATGGTTATGTAACTCAATATGGCGGGTTTGCGCAATTAGAATATTCAAAAGACAAGTTATCTGCATTTGTTTCTGGTAACATTAACAATAATTCTTACTGGCGTAGAGATCGCTTTTACTATGACAATCAGAAATCTGAAGTAGTTAGTAAATTAGGATTTGGTGGTAAAGGCGGTGCAAATTATAATATCGATGCTCATAATAATGTATTTGTTAATATTGGCTACTTCTCTCGTACTCCATTTTTCTCTGGAGGTATATTTTTATCAAGTCAATTAAGTAATGCTGTAAATCCTAATCCAACTAATGAAAGAGTTTTTTCTTATGAAGCAGGTTATGGTTATAAATCAAGGATTCTTTCTGCAAATGTAAACTTGTATCGTACTGCCTGGATGGATAAAACAATGATGAAAGCTGTAGTAAGTGGTGATGCAGCAAGTAACTATATTAATATGAATGGTGTGAATGCATTACATCAGGGTGCTGAGTTTGATTTTGTATATAAACCAATTAGTGAACTTCAAATAACTGGTATGTTATCTTTAGGAAATTGGAAATGGGATAGCAATGCAACTGGATATTGGTATAATAGAAATGGTGAAGCATTAGGTCATAAAGGACAGGTTGTAGAAGCAGGTAGTGCTGATCATGCACAATCTACTTTGAATTTGAAAGGAATTCATGTTGGCAATTCTGCACAGACAACTGCTGCTTTAGGAATAAACTACGAATTAATGAAAGGACTTCGTTTTGGTCTTGATGGTAACTATTATGGTCGTAACTATTCTAATTTCGATATTTCTGTTGCAGATATTTCTTCAACTGTACCACAGAATTTTGCTCAGCCATGGCGTATTCCTGATGCTTTTGTTTTTGATTTTAATATGAACTATCGATTCAAAATTGGAAGTCTGGATGCAAGTCTGAATGCTAATGTTGAAAATCTGTTAAACGAGAAATATATAACGGATGCCCAGGATAACGGAGCAAAAACAGGAGGACATGGATGGGAAGATGCAACGGTCTTTTATGGATTTGGAAGAACATGGTCATCTTCATTAAAAATTAAGTTCTAATTAATTGATAAAATAGAAAATATGAAGAAAATATTATTTATATCAGCCCTTTTTACGTCAGCTTTATTTTTAAGCTCTTGTAATCATGAATATGACTACCCAGGATTGGATGAGGCAATACGTCCAACAGCTGTTAAGAAATTAACAACTGATTTTACTGGAGCATATCCAAACAAACTATCTGGAGGTAACTATTTTACAGAAACTGCACCGGCTTCTGATTATATACCAAGCTGGCTGTCTACTAAATATTATTCTTTAGATTCAGCATCAACAGCTACAGTTACATATAATTATATGGAGAGAAATAAGGTTGAATCTTTAAAGCAAGATTTTACCGATGCTGGCGATAATAAAGCTACGACTGAAGTTGATGGATGGTATGACATTACAACTGCAGGCACTAAGACATGGATAAGTAAGATTTATAGTGGAAATGAATATGCAGAATTTAGTGCTTACGGAGCAACGGGTGAATCTGTTGGATGGTTGATATCTCCGCGTACTTTTATTAGTGCCGGTATGAAACTAACTTTTGATGCTTGCATTGGTAATTATAATGCAGATTGTTTGCAAATTTTAATTTCTACTAATTTCAATGGAATTAATATTGCTACAGCGACTTGGAAAGATGTAACTTCGTCTTTTACTATACCTGTTCCTGCAACCGGTTATGGTACGCTTGCTACAGTTGGTACCTTGGATTTAAGTAGCTATGCAGGAAAAAATATTTCGGTTGCATTTAAATATTCAGGGGATGGTGCTAATAAAAAAACTACGACGTATCAAATAGACAACGTTAAGATCTACAAAGATGTTGAGACTGTAACAACAGCTTCTGATATGTTTAAGTATGATGGTAGTAAATGGAATTGGGTTGATCCTGCTCCAGTTTATGAAAACATTAATCAAACATTTGAAAGGACAGTTACTCCTGGAGCTGAAACAACTATTGATGATTGGTTGAATGCTACTTTGCAAGGAACTTTTACATGGTTAGATAAGACTTTTAGTGGGAATACTTATACGCAATTTACAGCTAATAAAGCCACCGGTGCTTGTGAGGGGTGGTTTATTGCTCCAAAAGTTAAGGTTGCTTCTAATATGAAATTATCTTTTGATGTTAATGTCGGTTATTATAATGCAGATTGTTTACAAGTCCTGATTTCCACAGATTTTAAGAGCAAGAAAGATAAAATTAAATCTGCAATCTGGGAAGATGTAACATCTAATTTTACTATACCTAAAACACCTGCAACAGCTTATGGAACCATTGCTCCTGCAGGCGAAATGTCTCTTGATAAATATGCAGGCAAGATTATTAATGTAGCCTTTAAGTATTTAGGTGATGGTACAGCTACAAAGACAACAACATATCAAATTGATAATGTTTTTGTAGGAACAAAATAGTATTTTAAATAGCCTTTATTAGCTAATGTAGTAAGGACTAATTATTAATCAGACAGTAGTAAGCTTAGACTTACTACTGTCTGATTTTTTTTTTAGTTAATAGTCAATAGCTTATATTAAATAACCGGATACTGTTTTTCAGATAATTCTTATCTTAAATGGAATAGTAAGTAAAACACTGACATAAATGACTCTGCTTTCTCTTGTTGGCTAAAATGGTAGAATAATCAAGCTTTTATATTTACCCATGATGGATCTCTTAATCCAGTTTTACTAGCATTGAATATGGGTGTCATATCAAAGTATAAAAGAAGAAATTCTGACTTCCCTGAGTTGTGGAACGAGTAATAGGATAGGAGATGTAATGGTCTGCCCGGATTGTGGATGGAAGTTTTGTAAAAAAAGGTAGAGCAGCAAAAGAAATCTCTTGCTGCTCTACTTAAATATTGAAAGAAGTATTTATATTACTATCATAATTTGTATAACTAAGACTCTGCCTTGATTAAGATATACTTGTTCCTTTACCTAATTAATTTTAGGGTTACATAAGTGTTTTTCATTTTAATAATTGATTGCATGATCCTTAGGAAAATCATCTCCATTCCAAGCCCGCTTTGAAGTCCAGTCCATTGCAGCGTCTGTCCAGAATGGATGTGCTGCAGGCAATCCTAAAGGCAGAAACGCTAATGAAGTAATATACATACTACCATTGTTTGTATACCAGTCAGCAATATTGGGTTGACTTTGAGTGAACCCAATACGAAGGAAACCTTTTTCATTAAAATTCTTTCCGGAATCGAACATACGATGCATTACTGCTGTAAGAGCAGCTCGAACTTGTCCGTTAGGAAGCTCTGAAGGTAATTGCTCATTCAATGCAAGTTGTGCTAAAGATTGAAATACTCCCATACGATAGGGGATAGAACGTCCAAAAACTGGATAGGTACCTTCCGGAGAGATAAATCGTTCCAATATCTGACTGTATTTCTGCATTCTTTTCAGTGCAACTTCATATTGCTGAGCTGTTGCTATGTTATTTTGTTTTAAATCGACCATCACCTTTAAACACTCCACATACATAGGTTGAATTACAAAACTATTGTAATAGTCGAATGCAAAACTTGTTCCGTCGCTGTACCAGCTATCTCCTACGTACCACTCTTCGACCTTTCGGAGCGCTGAATGGATACGATACATGTCAGCTTGTGCACCAGCCTTGGCTAAGAAGCATTCAATAGTAGAAGAAAATAGTAACCAATTTGTGTACGGTGGATCAACACGACGTAACTGTTGAAACTCTGCAATATAGCGTTGCTTGGTTGTTTCGTCCAAAGGCATCCATAGCTGATCATAAGCACGCAGAAAGCTTTGAGCTACATAAGCGGCATCTACCAATGGTTGTCCCTCTTTTCTCCACAACAGATAGTCGGGGCTTTGAGGGTCTACCGCTTGTTTATAACTTGCCAATGCCCATTCACGAAGTTGTTTTCGTTGTTCCCCTTCAGCGGTATTGTCATCAGGTAATGATAACCATGGTGCAACTCCTGCCATCAGGCGACCAAAGCACTCCATATAAGTTACGTGTTTATCTCGTCCATCCCAAGTAGGGCTGACTTCCACCTGCATTTCTTCGCTTAGCTTACCATTGCTCATACACTTTAAAACCGGAGACGCTATCTTATATAATGTATTAGCCCAATATGCACGATCATTGTTTACACCCAGATAACGGGCCATTTCACAAGAGGCTAATAAGAAAGCTCCAACTCCGAAATTAGATGTTGAATTTTTATCAACTACCTGACCAGGAATAGCTCTGTCTCCGATAGGTTGAACATATCCTATTTTCCCGTTAGGCTGTAAAGCCACTTTTGATAAATAATTCCAGGCCTTTTCACAGACTGGTGCATATGTTTGTTTATCCAGATAACCATTATTAATACCCCATAGCAGTCCGTAGGTCATTAATGCTGTTCCGCTGGTTTCCGGTCCCGGAGCAAAATTTGCATCATACATGCTACGTGTCCAGTAACCTTGAGGTTGCTGGCAAGCAGCTAATGAATGAGCCATTTTCTTGAATTTGTTTACAAAGAAATCGCGATGTATGAAATCTTTGGGCAAGTCTTTCAGGAGTTTGGCTAATCCGGCCATAACCCAACCGTCTCCGCGAGCCCAGAAATCCTTTTTATTGTTACCGCTTTTATGCTTTGGATACACATAACGGGCATCACGATAGTAAAGTCCCTCTTGTTTATCATACATTAAAGAATCACTGTAAAGGGCATATTCATATAATTTATCCAGATAAAGTTTGTTGCTGGTTATCTTATACAGCTTTGTCATCACTGGCATCACCATATATAAGCCGTCGGCCCACCACCAATAGTCGCTGCGATTGGTGCTCATCTCGTATTCCATAACCTGACGGGCCCTGGCTATTTTCTTTGGATCAGGATTGGCTGCATAAAGATCGCAGTATGTTTGAAAACAAACCTGGTAATCACCGAATAAAACATAGTTGTCAGTTTCACCATAATTTAATTTCCACTCAGCTTTATTATCGGATTTTGCTCCTCTCCATTCATTCTGTTGAGCCCATGCTTCAGAATATTCTTTGTAAGCAGCAGTTCCGGTAAGGAAATAAGCTTCCATGTTTCCGGTATGGTAAACGGCATTATCCCAAAAAGCTCGTCCTTGAACAGGATTTTGTTTTTGCCAATATCGATTTACTTTATGGATAATATTAATCACTTCTTCTTGTTCGGCAGCTTTATTGCTGAATGAGACCAACAGCCATACCGCTAGAGGTAAAGCTACTTTATATAACTTATTCATAGTATATTATTAAAAATTTATACATCGCAAAAATACCTTAATATTTTAAATTTAAGGTGGAAATAAAATTCATTTTTCTCCAAAATACCATCATACAGGCTTTTTATGCTTAAAAAATTGTATAATGATATAAAAGGATATTTAGTATTTACTTTGTCTACCAAAAATATTTTTAGAATATTGGTGCCTTTTATTTCGTTTAGCTTATGCTGTGGAGTGTAATGATCCTAAATTTTTTGCAGAGTGTTTCAAGAAAGAATTCGGAATGTAGCCTTCAGAATACATGGAAGAATATATTTCGCCTACAGCATAAAAATCATAAGTTGATTTTCTCGCCTTTTATTAAAACAAGAGTAGGAGGGGCGTGAAAGGATACCTGTGGTAAGACTGAGATCTATACAAAACAAAATGCAACGATTTAAAAAAAAAAAATTCGAGTCTGGCTACCAAACTGAGATCTATGCTAAACTAATTGCAACACACTAAAAAAGAAAATTCTCTAATTTGTTCCTGAGCGAGGCTTGTCTCGTGAAATTGTGTCAATACTATAAAAAAGAAAATCCCTCAAGAAATAAATTCCTGAGGGATTTTTAATGCTTTATTGAATAAATAAAGTTGCTGATTATTCAGCAGCAGGAGCAGCTTCTTCAGCGGCTGGTGCAGCAGCGGCAGCTTCAGCAGCAAGTTCAGCAGCTTTCTTTTCTGCTAATTCTTTAGCTTTTGCTTCATTAATTTTCTTTTCAGCATCAAAGCGTGCTTTAGCTTCAGCTTTAGCAGCTTCGTCGTTCTTTGCCTTTAATGCAGCAAGACCGCTTTCTTTGTTATTCTTCCAAGCTTCGAATTTAGTTTCAGCTTCAGCTTCGCCAAATGCGCCTTTAGTTACACCGCCAAGCAGGTGCTTTTTCATGTAAACTCCTTCACGAGAAAGAATGTTACGAACAGTGTCAGTAGGCTGAGCTCCTGTAAGAACCCAATATAATGCACGTTCGAAATTCAAATCTATTGTAGCAGGGTCGGTGTTAGGATTGTAAGAACCGATTTTTTCAATAAATTTACCATCACGTGGTGCTTTGCTGTCCGCAATAACAATCTGATAGAACGCGTAGCTCTTACGACCGCGTCTTTGCAATCTGATTTTAGTTGCCATCTTTTAATAATGTTATTTAATTAATGATTTGAATTAATGCTAATATCTCGTATTAGCGGCTGCAAAGTTAGTGCTTTTGTTTTGATTGACAAAGAGTTTCCTCTTTTTTGTATCTAACATTTTATTTATGTGTTCTTTGAACATCCTTAAGTTATAATTTGTTTTGATATAATATAAATCTAAAAGCGTATAATATTATGTTAAGTAAAAAATTACAAGATGCTATTAATGAGCAAATAAATGCTGAGATGTGGTCGGCAAATCTTTATTTATCAATGTCATTATACTTTGCAAAAGAAGGTTTCAATGGTTTTTCTGCCTGGATGAAGGTTCAGTCAAAAGAAGAGTTGGGTCACGCATATTCAATGATGGATTATGTGATAAAACGTGGAGGTACAGCTTGTGTAGGACAGATTGATATAGTTCCTACCAATTGGAAAAATCCGTTAGATGTTTTTGTAAGCGTATATAATCATGAAGTACATATTTCCGGATTAATAGATGAATTAGTAGATGTTGCCGCAGGTGAAAGGGATAAAGCTTCACAGGATTTTCTATGGGGATTTGTTCGCGAACAAGTGGAAGAAGAAGCTACTTCAAAAGAAATTGTAGATCGTGTTAAAATGGCTGGTGATAATGGAATATTCTATATCGATGCTCAGTTAGGGCAAAGAAAATAAAATTACATTATTTGCTTTAATATACTAAAAGCCATCGGGGTACTTCTTATCGATGTTTTTTTTATGTTAGATAAATTCTGGCTATGAAAAAATAATCACCAAAAAGGAGAGTCCCTTTCTGGTGATTACTATAAAATTATTCAGAACAGTAAAATTAATACTGCATAATCAGACTCTTAAAGTCGGTTCCTTTTTTAAAAGGTACAATACTAAACCCGTAAGTAATAGGCTCTTTGCCTGTAAAAATTAGGTAGTTATCGTGTGGTAAAGCCCCCCAGCTATTATCTCCACCAATACCCATCATTCTGTAATCTATAAATAGATCTATTAACTTCTGGGGTCTTGGGTCAGATAGGTGACGGTGGTCAGTCTTTTCTGTCAACGGATCACCATTGTAAATACTTTCTCCGCTATCCATACTCTCTAGTTTATAAGGAGAAGCGTTTAGTTCAAAGGTACGGTCGGCAACGAAAAGCAATCCTTTTCCAGACTTATCTGCAAAAGCACACCACCGGATATCGGTACGGTGATTATTTTCTTGCGGACGGATATAAGGTTCGTAATTGTCCTTCACATTGGTTTTATATTCACCATAGAATTGTGAAGTACGGCGGTCACGATAGTTTTCTTTTGGACCACGTCCGTAATAAGTCAGGTTTTCAAAAGCAATAGGCAGTTGCATGCGTAATCCTACACGTGGAATCATTGGAGTTTTCTCGTTGGCGGCAACAAATTTATTGTTCACTTTAATAATTCCGTTTTCGTAAACTATGTAAGTTACATCCCAATGAGAATCTGTGCCTGGGAATTCATATGTGCATGACACTGCACTTTTATTATCTTTGCTAACAGCAAAATTCTTTGCAACAATATTCTGATAACTTGCTTCTTTCCATACTTTCAGTTTTGTAGGAAGGTCAGCTCCATAATCGTTATCGGTTGGTCCACGCCAGAAGAAAGGATGCAATCCCTCTCCGTTGAGAATATATTCTGTTCCTTTATAGATATAAGAAACCAACATTCCGCTTTTCTTATCAAACGTAGCCTTGAAATCCTTGCCGGAAAGAATAGCCTGAGTTTCTGTTTCATTTACTGAAGCAGGTTTCATCTCAGGGCTCTTGGTTTTCATATAAAGATTAATATATCTTTGTTCGCGGGCAATTACATATCCTACAGGGAGAAATGGTTCTGTCGTTTTTATTTTTGCTTCAAATTCTATCTGGTCGTCGCCGGTTGTGGTGCGGGGAGCAGGTAGATTCTTTAAGTCAACAGATACAGAATCACCAGGTGCGCAATCTATATTAAAGTTCTCAGTAGTGACAGCTTTTCCATGATTTCTTATAGTATAGCTGAAATCATATTTATTTAGGTTGGTAAAGAAGAAGCCGTTATGGATTGTTACTTTGCTATTCTTTACATCCACTTTACCGAAATCAATATTCTGGTAAACCTTGCGCATTTCTTCTGTTGCTGGTTTAGTTGTACGATCAGGATATACCAGGCCGTTAATGCAGAAGTCACCATCAGAAGGTGTACCTATTTTGCCAAAGTCGCCACCGTAAGCCCAGTACTTACGTCCGTCTTTAGTTTTTTCAAGGAATCCCTGATCTACCCAGTCCCAGATACATCCACCTTGCAGGATTGGATATTTCTTGATGATATCCCAATATTCTTTGAAATTTCCAAGACTATTACCCATAGCATGAGCATATTCGCATTGAATTAGCGGACGGTCAGAATTTGGATTTTTGGCATATTTCTCAATATATGCCGGAGTTGCATACATCGGACAGAATATATCAGTATTCCATTCCAATCCTGCACGTTCATATTGAACCGGACGTGATGAATCCTGTGATTTCAGATATTTATAGGTATTATAGAAACAGATTCCGTTTCCTGCTTCATTTCCTAAAGACCATGTGATTACGGAAGGATGATTCTTATCACGAAGATACATATTCACTGTACGATACATGTGAGCAGCTTCGAATAGCGGATTATTTGCCAATGTACCACCTTTTCTAAGATCATATCCCATTCCATGAGTTTCTATATTTGCTTCGTCAATTACGTAAATACCGTATTGATCGCACAATTCATAGAAACGTTCCTGCTGTGGGTAATGACATGTACGAACTGTATTTACATTAAACTTCTTCCATAGCTCGAAGTCTTTCAGCATCAGATCTTCCGTTACATAATGACCGTTTACTTCGTTATGTTCATGTACATTTACACCTTTAATTAAAATAGGTTGTCCGTTTACCAGCAATTGTTTGTTTACAATAGCAACAGTACGGAACCCAACCTTTGTACTTGTTGCTTCCAATAGCTGACCGGTTGCATCTTTTAGTGAGATAACCAAAGTATATAGGTTTGGTGTTTCAGCATTCCAGGACTTTACGCTTTTAATCACGTTCTGTCCGAAAGAAATAGTAGCCGATTCACCTACTGTTTTTTGTTCTTTGCTTTGCAGAACAGATTTTCCATCAGCATCCATTACATTATATGAAACAGATACAACTTTATTCTCTCCTGATGCATTATTAATTAGTACATCCAGGCTGAATACACCATCTTTATAGGTGTTATCCAAAGGAGAATGCACGGTAAAGTCGGCAATGCGGGTTTTAGGTTGAGCATAAATATAAACCTCTCTTTCAAATCCACTAAGTCTCCACATGTCCTGACATTCCAGATATGTAGCATCCGAAAAACGATGAACCTGAACAGCCAATACATTTTTTCCAGGTTTTACATATTTTGTAATATTAAAACGAGTAGGAGTTTTAGATTCTTTATTCATTCCGATGAAAGTTCCATTCAGATAGTAAAATGAAACACCCTTTACAGCATCAGCACTTAGAAAGACTTCTTTTCCTTCCCAATTAGCCGGAAGATTAAAGTCACGACGATAAGTTCCTGTTGGATTCCATTCTTTAGGAACGAATGGAGGGTTAGGAGCATCCCAGTAAGGTTTATAGCCGGGAGAAAGGAACTCGTAAGAAGAATTCACATAAATAGCAGTACCAAATCCTTGGCGTTCCCAGTTTCCGGGAACTTTAATGTCGCTCCATTTGCTGACATTAAAATCAGGATTCATAAACTCTGCAGGGCGATTTTCGAAATCTTCAGTATAATTGAATTTCCAGATGCCATTCAATGAAAGACGATAGGTGTCTGTCTTTTTGTCATTTTTGATTGCTGCTTCTTCACTTGTGTAAGAAGAGAAGGTACTTCGCGGTGTTTCGCGATTAATACTTGTCAGATTAGGATTAGTTATTATCTCGTACCTGTCAGTTTGTGCAAAAGACAGAAGAGGGACGAAAGCTAACCAAGCCAGTGATAATTTGTTTTTCATAAATTTGAAATTAAATGATAAAAACTCTCTTATAGTACACAACTAGAATATGTATTTACTAATAGAGAGTTTTTTTTATTAAAATAGTGTTTACTTATATGCATCTATTGCTCACTGAGCCATTTTTCTAATTCTTCGGTCCATTGGCGTTTGTATACGAAGTTATCCCGAAAGCCCCATCCATGACCTCCTGTTGGATAAATATGTATTGTTGCAGAAACTTTATTCTTTAATAATGCAAGGTAGTAGTTTACTCCGTTTAGTGGAGGAACTGAATTGTCATCGCTTGAAAGCGCAATAAAAGCCTTTGGCGTTTCTGGTGTTACCATTAACTCATTGGAATATAAAGTTTCTAAAAATTTGCCTGGATTATTGCCGATTAGGTTTTGACGCGAACCGTTATGTGTATATGTTTTGTCCATGGTAATAACCGGATAAAGCAATATTTGGAAATCCGGACGAGTATCTGCAGTGAAGTGCGTTGCCAAAGTAGAAGCTAAATGTCCGCCTGCAGAAGCCCCCATGATGCCAACTTTATGTATATCGACTCCCCATTCAGCAGCATGTTGACGAACAAGGCTAATTGCTTTTTTAGCATCAGAAAGAGGTACGTCACTATGTCCGTTAGGCAGACGATATTTTAGTACCACATAGGTAATTCCCTGATTGTTGAACCACGAAGCCATGTCGTAACCTTCATGATCCATTGCCAGACGACTATAAGCACCTCCGGGGCACATAATGATAGCCTTACCATTACATTTTTTTGCAGGGTAGACGGTGATTGTAGGATAGGTTACATTACTAATCCTATTTTTCTCTTTTTCTTGTTCAGCACCTTTCAAACCGTTAGAGTTGGGTGCTCCATTTGGCCAAAGAGGTAATTCAATAGGCTTTTGAGCAAAAAGAGAGGTTGCTGCAACTAACATCACTGATAAAATAAACTTTTTCATTTTTATTTTTGATTAAGAGGTTTGTGCATAGTAGCTTTTATAAAGTAAACAATCAATGCAATATAGGCTATCAGAGAAGCAACTTCCGACCATGAGTTAGATAGCCATTCTTCGTTTACAAGGTTGATTCCTCCAAAGCGCATAACAGCACTGACAACTCCCATTAAAGCACCTCCTGCAATAAAGCCGGAAGCAAGAAGTGTTCCTTTCTCTCTTCTCTCAGAGTTGATAGCTTCATCGTTGGAACGAGTAGTTACGTACCAGTTGATAGCTCCACCTACTATCAACGGAATATTAAGTTCTAACGGAATAAACATACCTAAAGCGAAAGCCAATGCCGGAATTCCACAAAGTGTAAGCACAATGGAGATGATTGCTCCAATTCCATAAAGAATCCATGGAGCACCTACGCCGTTCATTAAAGGTTCAATTACTGCTGCCATTGCATTTGCCTGTGGAGCCGCTAACTGGCCGCTTGTAAATCCGTATGTTTTATTCAATATAATCATTACTCCACCTACAGTTGCAGCAGATACAAGTGTTCCAAGAAACTTCCATGTTTGCTGTTTTGCAGGAGTAGTCCCAATCCAGTAACCAATTTTTAAGTCAGTTATAAAACCGCCAGCCATAGATAATGCTGTACAAACAACACCGCCCATAACCAATGCTGCAACCATGCCCGAAGGACCTTTTAATCCTACAGATACCATTATCACAGATGCAAGAATAAGAGTCATCAATGTCATCCCGGATACAGGGTTTGTTCCTACAATAGCAATTGCATTTGCTGCAACAGTAGTGAAAAGGAATGTAATAATAGTAACAAGTGCAATAGCAACAATACTCTGCAAAAGATTTCCCTGCATCACATCAAAGAAGAAAAACAGAAAGACCAATACTAAAGTCAGGATAGATCCGATAGCGATAATCTTCATAGAAAGGTCACGTTGTGTGCGCAGAACGTCTTTCTCTGAATTATCTTTGCCGCTCATTTCTTTTGCTGCTAATCCAACAGCACTTTTAATAATTCCCCATGATTTGATGATACCGATGATTCCTGCCATAGCAATACCACCAATACCGATACTCTTGGCATAATATTTAAAAATTAATTCCGGACTCATTGTTCCTACCGCTGCATGAATATCCGGGTTCCACATGTTTAGCACAGAGTCTCCCCATATTAAAGAAATTCCTGGTATAATAACCCACCAAACGGCAAGTGAACCAAAACAAATAATGGCTGCATATTTTAATCCGATGATGTATCCTAAACCGAGCACTGCTGCGCCTGTATTTACTTTGAATACCAGTTTGGCTTTTTCAGCAATCATATCGCCTAATCCACATACACGGGTAGTGAAGTTTTCGTTCCACCATCCAAAGGTGGCAACTATAAAGTCATACAAACCTCCCACTATACTAGCTATTAATAATGGCTTTGCCTGATTACCGCTTCTTTCTCCTGAAACAATTACCTGAGTAGTAGCTGTTGCTTCCGGAAAAGGGTATTGACCATGCATTTCCTTCACAAAGTATTTACGGAAAGGAATCAAAAATAAGATACCAAGAACACCTCCTAATAATGAACTAATAAACACTTGAAAGAAGGTAACCGACATATCAGGATATTTAGCCTGAAGAATATATAGTGCAGGAAGAGTAAAGATAGCGCCAGCCACAATAACGCCGGAGCTTGCTCCAATTGACTGGATAATTACATTTTCACCTAAAGCATTTTTTCTTTTTGCTGCACCTGATACTCCTACGGCGATAATAGCGATTGGAATTGCTGCCTCAAATACCTGACCAACCTTTAATCCAAGATAAGCTGCAGCTGCAGAAAATAGAATAGCCATTGCAATTCCCCAGAGAACCGACCAAGGTGTTACTTCCTTGCATTGTTTATCGGGAGACAGTAGCGGGTTATATACTTCTCCAGGCTTAAGTGCTCTGAATGCATTTTCGGGTAATCCCGTAAATTTCTCGTCTTCTTCGTATTTCATATTTGATAAATTGATTTAAAAATTGAACTTCAAAGAAACAAAAAATATAAGTGATATGCAATTCTGGGTTTAACTAAAGTGCATTTTAATACAAAAAAAGAGAGGCTGCTATAATATTGTAGCAACCTCTCTC harbors:
- a CDS encoding ferritin, whose translation is MLSKKLQDAINEQINAEMWSANLYLSMSLYFAKEGFNGFSAWMKVQSKEELGHAYSMMDYVIKRGGTACVGQIDIVPTNWKNPLDVFVSVYNHEVHISGLIDELVDVAAGERDKASQDFLWGFVREQVEEEATSKEIVDRVKMAGDNGIFYIDAQLGQRK
- a CDS encoding DUF2264 domain-containing protein translates to MNKLYKVALPLAVWLLVSFSNKAAEQEEVINIIHKVNRYWQKQNPVQGRAFWDNAVYHTGNMEAYFLTGTAAYKEYSEAWAQQNEWRGAKSDNKAEWKLNYGETDNYVLFGDYQVCFQTYCDLYAANPDPKKIARARQVMEYEMSTNRSDYWWWADGLYMVMPVMTKLYKITSNKLYLDKLYEYALYSDSLMYDKQEGLYYRDARYVYPKHKSGNNKKDFWARGDGWVMAGLAKLLKDLPKDFIHRDFFVNKFKKMAHSLAACQQPQGYWTRSMYDANFAPGPETSGTALMTYGLLWGINNGYLDKQTYAPVCEKAWNYLSKVALQPNGKIGYVQPIGDRAIPGQVVDKNSTSNFGVGAFLLASCEMARYLGVNNDRAYWANTLYKIASPVLKCMSNGKLSEEMQVEVSPTWDGRDKHVTYMECFGRLMAGVAPWLSLPDDNTAEGEQRKQLREWALASYKQAVDPQSPDYLLWRKEGQPLVDAAYVAQSFLRAYDQLWMPLDETTKQRYIAEFQQLRRVDPPYTNWLLFSSTIECFLAKAGAQADMYRIHSALRKVEEWYVGDSWYSDGTSFAFDYYNSFVIQPMYVECLKVMVDLKQNNIATAQQYEVALKRMQKYSQILERFISPEGTYPVFGRSIPYRMGVFQSLAQLALNEQLPSELPNGQVRAALTAVMHRMFDSGKNFNEKGFLRIGFTQSQPNIADWYTNNGSMYITSLAFLPLGLPAAHPFWTDAAMDWTSKRAWNGDDFPKDHAINY
- a CDS encoding choice-of-anchor J domain-containing protein, whose protein sequence is MKKILFISALFTSALFLSSCNHEYDYPGLDEAIRPTAVKKLTTDFTGAYPNKLSGGNYFTETAPASDYIPSWLSTKYYSLDSASTATVTYNYMERNKVESLKQDFTDAGDNKATTEVDGWYDITTAGTKTWISKIYSGNEYAEFSAYGATGESVGWLISPRTFISAGMKLTFDACIGNYNADCLQILISTNFNGINIATATWKDVTSSFTIPVPATGYGTLATVGTLDLSSYAGKNISVAFKYSGDGANKKTTTYQIDNVKIYKDVETVTTASDMFKYDGSKWNWVDPAPVYENINQTFERTVTPGAETTIDDWLNATLQGTFTWLDKTFSGNTYTQFTANKATGACEGWFIAPKVKVASNMKLSFDVNVGYYNADCLQVLISTDFKSKKDKIKSAIWEDVTSNFTIPKTPATAYGTIAPAGEMSLDKYAGKIINVAFKYLGDGTATKTTTYQIDNVFVGTK
- a CDS encoding 30S ribosomal protein S16 — protein: MATKIRLQRRGRKSYAFYQIVIADSKAPRDGKFIEKIGSYNPNTDPATIDLNFERALYWVLTGAQPTDTVRNILSREGVYMKKHLLGGVTKGAFGEAEAETKFEAWKNNKESGLAALKAKNDEAAKAEAKARFDAEKKINEAKAKELAEKKAAELAAEAAAAAPAAEEAAPAAE